A genome region from Nicotiana tabacum cultivar K326 chromosome 13, ASM71507v2, whole genome shotgun sequence includes the following:
- the LOC107801344 gene encoding transmembrane 9 superfamily member 7-like translates to MWKAFGLTMMYSSLWSLQRLLWMIILLLFSCHFLHAFYLPGVAPRDFQTGDSLHVKVNKLSSTKTQLPYDYYFLGYCKPPKVSNSAENLGEVLRGDRIENSIYTFKMRETESCKVACRIKLDAVSAKNFKDKIDDDYRVNMILDNLPVAVPRRKLDGSGEKVYERGFQVGFKGRFAGRKEKSYFMNNHLNFKVMYHEDLETGTARVVGFEVIPLSFNHDYKKWDEQNTKLTTYKPGKPTLFRTNSVPQEIIADKELVFTYDVSFESSDIRWASRWDSYLHMNGDQIHWFSIINSLMIVLFLSGIVAMIILRTIYRDIANYNQLEQDEAQEETGWKFIHGDVFRPPENSSLLCVHVGTGIQVLGMSLVTMIFALLGFLSPSNRGGLMTAMVLLWVFMGLFAGYSSARLYKMFKGTDWKKMSLQTAFMFPAFLFAIFFVLNALIWGEKSSGAVPFGTMFVLVLLWFGISVPLVFLGSFLGYRKPAVEDPVKTNKIPRLIPLQPWYMNPLFTTLFGGILPYGAVFIELFFVLTSIWLYQFYYIFGFLFIVFTILIVTCAEITIVLAYFQLCSEDYRWWWRAYLTSGSSALYLFLYSIYYFCAKLEISKLVSGILYFGYMLIWAYAFFVLTGTIGFLACLWFVRKIYSAVKID, encoded by the exons ATGTGGAAAGCCTTTGGACTGACGATGATGTATAGCAGCTTGTGGTCACTACAGCGACTTTTGTGGATGATCATACTACTGCTATTTTCATGTCACTTCTTGCATGCTTTCTATCTTCCCGGTGTTGCTCCTCGCGATTTTCAAACT GGTGATTCTCTTCATGTTAAAGTAAACAAGCTTTCATCCACGAAGACACAGCTGCCATACGATTATTACTTCCTGGGCTATTGTAAACCTCCAAAAGTTTCCAACAGTGCAGAGAATTTGGGAGAAGTTCTTCGAGGTGACCGCATTGAGAATTCTATCTATACT TTCAAGATGAGAGAGACAGAGTCCTGCAAGGTGGCATGTAGAATCAAACTTGATGCAGTTTCTGCTAAGAATTTCAAAGACAAAATTGATGACGATTACCGAGTTAACAT GATTCTGGACAATCTTCCTGTGGCAGTTCCTCGGCGAAAGCTGGATGGAAGCGGAGAAAAAGTTTATGAACGTGGATTTCAAGTTGGATTTAAAGGGAGATTTGCTGGG AGGAAAGAGAAAAGTTATTTTATGAATAACCATTTGAATTTCAAGGTTATGTATCACGAGGATCTTGAGACGGGCACTGCTCGTGTTGTTGGTTTTGAGGTTATTCCCCTCAG TTTTAACCATGACTACAAAAAGTGGGATGAACAGAACACTAAACTTACGACATACAAACCTGGGAAGCCAACTTTATTCCGGACAAACTCTGTACCTCAAGAGATTATTGCAGACAAAGAACTAGTGTTTACATATGACGTTTCATTTGAG TCCAGTGATATCAGATGGGCGTCCCGTTGGGACTCATACCTCCATATGAATGGAGATCAGATCCATTGGTTTTCAATAATCAATTCTTTGATGATTGTGCTTTTCCTATCTGGAATAGTAGCTATGATCATTTTGAGAACTATATACAGAGACATTGCCAACTACAACCAGTTGGAACAAGATGAAGCACAAGAAGAGACTGGATGGAAGTTTATACATGGAGATGTCTTCAGGCCACCTGAAAATTCCAGTTTATTGTGTGTGCATGTTGGGACAGGAATCCAAGTTCTCGGAATGTCCCTTGTCACAATGATATTTGCTTTACTTGGATTTCTTTCGCCTTCTAATCGTGGTGGGCTAATGACCGCCATGGTTTTGCTATGGGTGTTCATGGGCTTATTTGCTGGTTACTCCTCAGCTCGATTGTACAAAATGTTCAAAGGAACAGACTGGAAAAAAATGTCATTGCAAACAGCCTTTATGTTCCCTGCTTTTCTTTTTGCCATCTTTTTCGTGCTGAATGCTCTAATATGGGGAGAGAAATCTTCTGGAGCTGTACCCTTTGGGACAATGTTCGTCCTTGTGCTTCTCTGGTTTGGCATTTCAGTACCATTAGTCTTCCTGGGAAGCTTCCTTGGTTATAGAAAACCTGCAGTTGAGGATCCTGTTAAAACAAATAAGATTCCTAGACTGATCCCTTTGCAGCCTTGGTACATGAATCCTCTATTCACTACACTTTTCGGAGGCATACTTCCGTATGGTGCAGTGTTTATAGAGCTCTTTTTTGTCTTGACATCCATATGGCTCTACCAGTTTTATTACATATTCGGATTTCTCTTCATTGTCTTTACCATTCTTATAGTCACTTGCGCGGAGATAACCATTGTACTAGCCTACTTTCAGTTATGCTCTGAGGACTATCGCTGGTGGTGGCGAGCCTATTTGACTTCCGGCTCTTCTGCGTTATACCTATTCTTGTATTCCATCTATTATTTCTGTGCCAAGTTGGAAATCTCAAAGCTGGTCTCAGGTATTCTCTACTTTGGTTATATGCTGATTTGGGCTTATGCATTTTTTGTACTCACCGGGACTATTGGCTTCTTGGCATGCTTGTGGTTTGTTCGGAAGATATATTCTGCTGTAAAGATTGATTGA